A window from Alphaproteobacteria bacterium 33-17 encodes these proteins:
- a CDS encoding 2Fe-2S ferredoxin, whose product MQTIKVNFLETDGTVKTVEAPLGVSLLEVAHSNDIDLEGACEGSLACSTCHVVVDEEWFDKLPEASEDEEDMLDLAFGLTHTSRLGCQIIMTEGLDGLTVKLPNATRNM is encoded by the coding sequence ATGCAGACTATTAAAGTAAATTTTCTTGAAACGGACGGTACTGTAAAAACAGTAGAAGCTCCACTTGGAGTTTCTCTTTTAGAAGTTGCGCATTCAAATGATATAGACCTTGAAGGTGCTTGTGAAGGGTCGCTTGCATGTTCAACATGTCACGTGGTTGTCGATGAAGAATGGTTTGATAAACTACCAGAAGCTAGTGAGGATGAAGAGGATATGCTTGACTTGGCCTTTGGTTTGACACATACTTCCAGACTAGGTTGCCAAATAATCATGACAGAAGGTTTAGATGGCCTTACCGTAAAATTGCCAAACGCAACAAGAAATATGTGA